One window from the genome of Paenibacillus azoreducens encodes:
- a CDS encoding histidine phosphatase family protein, protein MTKTTLYLVRHGQTEWNLEQKLQGHMDSPLTLDGRSQAASLRERLKNARFDGVFSSTSPRAVMTAQIVSDWQEGSIQQLDDLKEIHMGLWEGQSISKIQRDYPDQMKHFIEEPHLYRPTGTGETYQELLKRAVRSIEGIISSCNGGTVLIVTHRMTLKTIMNYYSGKTLEEMRAVADIPPASLSKISIHDSHPCIELYGDTTHYEMLAKA, encoded by the coding sequence ATGACAAAAACTACATTATATCTGGTTCGGCACGGTCAAACGGAATGGAACTTGGAACAGAAGCTGCAGGGCCATATGGATTCGCCTTTAACTCTCGATGGCAGATCACAAGCGGCTAGTTTGCGGGAACGGCTGAAAAATGCGCGGTTTGACGGTGTTTTTTCAAGTACCAGCCCGAGAGCCGTCATGACAGCCCAAATCGTTTCAGATTGGCAGGAGGGGAGCATTCAGCAGCTTGATGATTTGAAGGAGATCCATATGGGGCTTTGGGAAGGACAAAGCATATCCAAAATACAAAGAGACTACCCCGATCAAATGAAACATTTTATCGAAGAGCCTCATTTATACCGGCCGACAGGCACGGGAGAAACATATCAGGAGTTATTAAAGCGGGCGGTGCGCAGCATTGAAGGCATCATTTCTTCCTGTAACGGTGGAACCGTTCTTATCGTAACCCACCGAATGACTTTGAAAACGATTATGAACTACTACTCCGGCAAAACACTGGAAGAGATGAGAGCAGTGGCAGACATTCCCCCGGCGAGTTTAAGCAAAATTTCGATCCATGATAGTCATCCGTGTATTGAGCTGTATGGCGATACCACGCATTATGAAATGCTGGCAAAGGCGTAA
- a CDS encoding LysR family transcriptional regulator, whose amino-acid sequence MSINLHALMLFYHVALAGSVTEASKRLNISQPAISAQIRSFEKQYQVLLFEKKGRNLVLTPFGQKLLKPAEHLFQLAEQIEIMIEDYHRHPKGKLRITGNYLATSVLIPKWASLFKQQNPEVEVQISTVNSQLALDKLMNYEADVAIIGNSEISKHDSHFLHCTALYRDEFIFVSAPNHKYAEKIVSMEEMMQEPFIMREEGSTTRKRLLELCRIHQMSPPNIELQFNGLNETIQAVVAGYGVSYVSSLVASQYIRRGELVMVNVEGEPLTHEIVLCSHQQNELEGFVRDFISLVIKEKRSLL is encoded by the coding sequence TTGTCGATTAATCTGCATGCTTTGATGTTGTTTTATCATGTCGCCCTTGCCGGCAGTGTCACGGAAGCTTCCAAAAGACTGAATATCAGCCAACCCGCCATTTCAGCCCAAATTCGAAGCTTTGAGAAGCAGTATCAAGTGCTTTTATTCGAAAAAAAAGGCAGGAACCTTGTCCTGACCCCATTTGGCCAAAAGCTGTTAAAACCCGCCGAGCATTTATTCCAATTGGCGGAGCAAATCGAAATCATGATCGAAGATTATCATCGTCATCCCAAAGGGAAATTGCGGATCACGGGCAACTATCTGGCAACAAGCGTGCTGATCCCCAAATGGGCTTCATTGTTCAAACAGCAAAATCCCGAAGTGGAAGTGCAAATATCGACAGTCAATTCGCAGCTGGCACTTGATAAATTGATGAATTATGAAGCGGATGTCGCCATCATCGGCAATAGTGAAATATCCAAGCATGATTCACATTTCCTTCACTGCACAGCACTTTATAGGGACGAGTTCATATTCGTGTCGGCTCCAAATCACAAGTATGCGGAAAAGATCGTTTCTATGGAAGAGATGATGCAGGAGCCGTTTATTATGCGGGAAGAAGGAAGTACAACGAGAAAGAGGCTTTTGGAATTATGCCGCATCCATCAGATGAGTCCGCCAAACATAGAACTGCAATTTAATGGTCTAAACGAAACGATTCAGGCTGTGGTTGCCGGCTATGGGGTTAGCTATGTTTCTTCCCTCGTTGCAAGCCAGTATATCCGGCGCGGAGAACTTGTTATGGTAAACGTTGAAGGAGAGCCGTTGACCCATGAAATCGTGCTTTGTTCCCATCAACAAAATGAGCTTGAAGGGTTTGTCCGCGATTTTATTTCATTAGTGATCAAGGAAAAGCGTTCGCTGCTTTGA
- a CDS encoding glycoside hydrolase family 30 protein, which produces MRTKMIKKRMSTVLSALLLTFLSVPLTAFAAADVSINWNDVKQEIDGFGVSQAGWSGAIYDLQEPARSQVMDLLFTPDTGIGLSILRGALFTEYNPAPGQFDFTARPDQLWVMQQAKARGVDKLMASTWSPPAWMKTNNSTTHGGYLKRENYGDYALLMSKFIKEYKQQFGLDLYAVSIANEPNSMTFLSWDSCEWNSTNFQVFLKDYLKQAMINEGAASTKVIAGESSWWSEDLIKDSLNDPASAERLDIVAGHNYPIPIINTELPTTPFATSVSKGKKVWMTEVSKVDSYDPGMDSGLKFAKQTHDFMTKAGVNAWMYWTGAIPGDNDEGLINVDKNTSTYKMTKRYYTFGNFSKFIKPGYVRIGATENPKASVYTSAYKDPATGKFTIVAINNGDSTAEVNLVPNGFTAGSLTPYTTNDQLNLAQGPAVSSTNGKFQTVIPPKSVVTFVGQNGSAPTPQEQTLNDDLNDWSKTFSHTNGLVMDSTNSGYFNGDTSRVKRLDGTTESFIYNLPNITSFKADLYQFNVWDGVAFYVSSDQEHWTQLAHTSTPGIYTGSQWYKKTYFSTELPPAGTQYLKVELSGSDSWEKQVAQMTINYLS; this is translated from the coding sequence ATGAGGACAAAGATGATAAAAAAACGGATGAGCACCGTATTGAGCGCACTGCTTCTGACGTTTCTGTCCGTGCCTCTCACCGCGTTTGCTGCTGCGGATGTCAGCATCAACTGGAATGACGTGAAACAGGAGATTGACGGTTTCGGGGTCTCGCAGGCCGGGTGGTCCGGCGCGATTTATGATTTGCAGGAACCGGCTAGAAGTCAAGTGATGGATTTATTATTTACACCGGATACCGGGATCGGACTTTCGATTCTCCGCGGCGCTTTATTCACTGAATACAACCCCGCGCCGGGCCAATTTGATTTCACGGCAAGACCGGACCAACTTTGGGTCATGCAGCAGGCCAAGGCGAGGGGTGTCGACAAGTTGATGGCAAGTACCTGGAGCCCGCCGGCCTGGATGAAAACCAATAACTCCACCACGCATGGCGGATATCTGAAGCGGGAAAACTACGGTGATTACGCGCTTCTCATGTCCAAATTCATCAAGGAGTATAAGCAGCAATTCGGTCTTGACCTATACGCTGTCTCCATTGCCAATGAACCTAACTCCATGACCTTTTTATCTTGGGATTCATGCGAATGGAACTCAACGAATTTTCAGGTGTTTCTAAAAGATTATTTGAAGCAGGCCATGATCAATGAAGGAGCAGCTTCGACCAAAGTGATCGCCGGCGAATCATCTTGGTGGTCCGAAGATTTGATCAAGGATTCGTTAAATGATCCGGCCTCGGCCGAGAGACTTGATATTGTTGCCGGCCATAATTACCCGATCCCGATCATTAATACGGAGCTTCCGACAACGCCGTTCGCAACGTCCGTATCCAAAGGTAAAAAAGTATGGATGACCGAAGTCTCTAAGGTAGATTCCTATGATCCTGGCATGGACTCTGGTCTCAAATTCGCCAAACAAACCCATGACTTCATGACGAAGGCGGGCGTCAATGCCTGGATGTACTGGACGGGGGCGATCCCTGGGGACAATGATGAAGGATTGATAAATGTCGATAAAAATACCAGCACCTACAAAATGACGAAACGTTATTATACTTTCGGAAATTTCAGCAAATTCATCAAACCGGGATATGTACGGATTGGAGCGACAGAGAACCCTAAAGCAAGCGTATATACTTCAGCTTACAAGGATCCGGCTACAGGCAAGTTTACGATCGTAGCGATCAACAACGGCGACTCTACCGCAGAAGTCAACCTGGTGCCTAACGGCTTTACGGCCGGTTCGTTAACGCCTTATACCACCAATGACCAACTGAATTTGGCCCAGGGACCTGCTGTATCTTCGACCAACGGCAAATTTCAAACCGTTATCCCTCCCAAAAGCGTCGTTACTTTCGTCGGCCAAAACGGATCGGCGCCAACTCCTCAAGAACAAACCCTCAACGATGATTTGAATGACTGGTCCAAAACATTTTCCCATACGAACGGTCTTGTAATGGATTCCACCAACAGCGGATACTTCAATGGTGATACATCCAGGGTTAAACGCCTTGACGGCACAACGGAAAGCTTTATTTATAATCTCCCGAACATCACTTCGTTCAAAGCGGATCTGTACCAATTTAATGTTTGGGATGGCGTAGCATTTTACGTTTCCTCCGACCAAGAACATTGGACCCAATTAGCTCATACGAGTACACCGGGCATCTATACCGGGAGTCAGTGGTACAAAAAGACATATTTCTCTACGGAATTGCCGCCGGCAGGAACCCAGTATCTGAAGGTTGAACTATCGGGGAGCGATTCTTGGGAAAAGCAGGTGGCACAAATGACCATCAATTACTTATCTTGA
- a CDS encoding CAP domain-containing protein, producing the protein MSRIRYIALAAFILVAGCNTYHAANNVTPKQVTHDTKIHTHTYRTHSTVPPAIVTQASSTSTKWSRHSMSAKSAQDLPADLLDLIQAPGGRTPTGTPTGTPTGTPTGTPTGTPTGTPSGTPTGTPTGTPTGTPTGTPTGTPTGTPTGTPTKTPAGTTGQTPASGKDSSQFAQQVLDLVNKERSNAGLNALSMNDELSNMAMAKAKDMYDNNYFDHNSPTHGSPFDMMKEYGISYNTAGENIAKGQTSPSQVMKDWMNSPGHKANILNKSYTKIGIAFYNNEWVQEFTG; encoded by the coding sequence ATGAGCAGAATCAGATATATCGCATTGGCGGCATTCATCTTGGTAGCGGGATGTAATACCTATCATGCCGCTAACAATGTGACACCAAAGCAGGTAACCCATGACACAAAAATTCATACCCATACCTATAGGACCCATTCGACAGTTCCGCCTGCCATCGTAACGCAAGCTTCTTCCACATCGACCAAATGGAGCCGGCATTCCATGTCCGCCAAAAGCGCACAAGATCTTCCAGCGGATTTGCTTGACTTGATCCAAGCGCCGGGAGGTCGAACGCCGACGGGAACACCTACCGGAACACCAACGGGAACACCAACAGGAACGCCTACAGGAACACCTACAGGAACACCATCGGGTACACCTACCGGAACACCGACAGGAACACCAACGGGTACGCCTACTGGAACACCAACCGGGACGCCTACTGGCACGCCAACGGGTACGCCAACAAAAACCCCTGCGGGTACTACAGGACAAACGCCGGCCAGCGGCAAAGATTCCTCCCAATTCGCCCAGCAGGTGTTGGACCTCGTGAATAAGGAAAGATCTAATGCCGGATTAAACGCTCTAAGCATGAACGATGAATTATCAAACATGGCCATGGCCAAAGCAAAAGATATGTATGACAACAATTACTTTGACCATAACTCCCCTACGCACGGCTCCCCGTTCGATATGATGAAGGAGTACGGGATAAGTTATAATACGGCTGGTGAAAACATCGCCAAAGGTCAAACATCTCCAAGCCAGGTGATGAAAGATTGGATGAACAGCCCTGGACATAAAGCAAACATCCTGAATAAAAGCTATACTAAAATCGGGATCGCATTTTACAACAATGAGTGGGTACAGGAATTCACTGGCTAA
- a CDS encoding toxic anion resistance protein, with the protein MSFSMEVASPEEIKAAIEEEVKPVPEEVAKLQELADSNVSAIMELDIDSLEKRKEILQSIDNFGLNTMRMSSDKNNMLQVSVGQLSKTGDEGGQVAKGLAELHTQLKDLDPSIIDFTKTGLLGKLFNPLRAYFLKYEKADSVIADVVVSLDKGKQTLKNDNTTLEIEQQTLRDLTKKLQKEIQLGGMMDASIEAQIDAAKARNEDPDKIRFITEEVLFPLRQRVMDLQQMLVVNQQGIMAIEVVIRNNKELIRGVDRAKNVTVSALKIAVTVASALYNQKIVLKKIELLNQTSNELIAGTSRMLKNQGAEIQKQALEASISVDTMKQAFSDVLSALDSISTYKQEALPKMRDTINQFREMADNGERQIQRLEKGHKLDI; encoded by the coding sequence ATGTCGTTTTCGATGGAAGTAGCAAGTCCGGAAGAAATTAAAGCAGCAATCGAAGAGGAAGTGAAGCCGGTGCCCGAGGAGGTCGCCAAGCTGCAAGAGCTTGCGGATTCCAATGTCTCGGCCATTATGGAGCTTGATATCGATTCGCTTGAGAAGAGAAAAGAAATTTTGCAATCCATCGATAATTTTGGCCTGAACACCATGCGAATGTCCTCGGACAAAAACAACATGCTCCAGGTTTCGGTAGGGCAGCTCTCCAAAACAGGCGACGAAGGCGGCCAGGTAGCCAAAGGTTTGGCTGAACTGCATACGCAGCTCAAAGATTTGGACCCGAGCATCATTGACTTTACCAAAACTGGACTTCTGGGCAAGCTGTTTAATCCGCTGCGTGCTTACTTCCTGAAATACGAAAAAGCGGACAGCGTGATTGCAGATGTGGTCGTTTCCCTGGACAAAGGGAAGCAGACGCTGAAGAACGACAATACTACGCTGGAGATTGAACAGCAAACGCTCCGCGATTTGACGAAAAAGCTGCAAAAGGAAATTCAGCTTGGCGGCATGATGGATGCATCGATCGAAGCGCAAATTGATGCTGCCAAGGCGCGTAACGAAGATCCGGACAAAATCCGTTTTATTACCGAAGAAGTGCTGTTTCCGCTGCGTCAGCGCGTGATGGATCTGCAGCAGATGCTGGTCGTGAACCAGCAGGGGATTATGGCCATCGAAGTCGTCATCCGCAATAACAAGGAACTGATTCGCGGGGTAGACCGGGCGAAAAACGTTACGGTCTCGGCGCTTAAGATTGCCGTTACGGTTGCGAGTGCGTTGTATAATCAAAAGATCGTGCTCAAGAAAATTGAATTGCTGAACCAGACGTCCAACGAGCTGATTGCCGGTACCTCCCGAATGCTGAAAAACCAGGGGGCTGAGATTCAAAAACAAGCGCTTGAGGCAAGTATCTCGGTGGATACGATGAAGCAGGCATTTTCGGATGTGCTGTCGGCACTGGATTCCATTAGCACCTACAAGCAGGAAGCTCTGCCGAAAATGCGCGATACGATTAATCAATTCCGCGAAATGGCGGATAATGGCGAGAGACAGATTCAAAGATTAGAAAAAGGACATAAGCTGGATATCTAA